From one Suicoccus acidiformans genomic stretch:
- the glgD gene encoding glucose-1-phosphate adenylyltransferase subunit GlgD, protein MVKNKLAAIINLTEDNQSLRPLTNNRPIAALPFAGRYRIIDFVLSSISYAGIDSVALFIGDSGRSIYDHIRSGSEWDLQSSIGGGVFTFSQQNWKHRYRIEEEHEDYYYNHRIYLQRSHSDYVFVSGSSIISNNNLLAVTQQHVASGADITMIYKSQSAFEDRGEEDLVDEALILDEEGRFKDIVPFEEVLNDEKIHSSLGKYIISTQTLLDLIDRATAEQVYMNINELIHFYLMDYSVNTYEYTGYAANIDTIGAYYSANMEMLSRSKFTSLFHGSIPVLTKTKHGAPTYYDENSNAREVIVGTDSYIGGTVERSVLNRRVTVGEGAQVSDSIILQGTKIGENAEIRYAIIDKNTVIEPGAKIIGTPDNLIVIGKGSHINA, encoded by the coding sequence ATGGTGAAGAATAAACTAGCAGCAATCATTAACTTGACTGAAGACAACCAGTCTTTACGTCCTTTAACGAATAACCGACCTATCGCAGCATTACCTTTTGCAGGTCGTTACCGTATTATTGACTTTGTTCTGTCCAGTATTAGTTATGCCGGCATTGACTCTGTAGCACTATTTATCGGAGATTCAGGCCGTTCGATTTATGACCATATTCGCTCTGGTAGTGAGTGGGATTTACAATCAAGTATTGGTGGGGGTGTCTTCACTTTCTCACAACAAAACTGGAAACACCGCTACCGTATTGAAGAGGAGCACGAAGATTACTACTACAACCACCGTATTTACTTGCAACGCTCTCACTCAGATTATGTATTCGTAAGTGGAAGTAGTATTATATCTAACAATAATCTCTTAGCTGTAACTCAACAACATGTCGCATCAGGTGCAGATATTACGATGATTTATAAATCACAGTCAGCTTTTGAAGACCGTGGTGAAGAGGATCTTGTTGATGAGGCACTTATTCTTGATGAAGAAGGGCGATTCAAAGACATTGTACCTTTTGAAGAAGTGCTAAATGATGAGAAAATTCATTCATCCTTAGGTAAGTACATCATCTCAACCCAAACTCTATTAGATTTAATTGATCGGGCGACAGCTGAGCAGGTGTATATGAATATTAATGAGTTAATCCACTTCTACTTGATGGACTATTCAGTGAATACTTATGAATATACTGGTTATGCAGCAAATATTGATACGATTGGCGCTTATTATTCAGCCAACATGGAAATGTTGAGCCGCAGTAAATTCACTTCGCTCTTCCATGGCTCGATTCCAGTCTTAACGAAGACGAAACATGGTGCGCCAACTTATTACGATGAGAATTCAAATGCTCGTGAAGTGATTGTTGGTACAGACTCTTACATTGGTGGTACTGTTGAGCGCTCCGTTCTGAATCGTCGGGTAACCGTGGGTGAAGGAGCTCAAGTCTCGGATAGTATTATCCTTCAAGGAACGAAGATTGGCGAGAATGCAGAAATTCGTTATGCCATTATTGATAAGAATACAGTCATTGAACCAGGTGCCAAAATTATTGGAACACCCGATAATTTAATTGTAATTGGTAAAGGCTCTCATATTAACGCATAG
- the glgA gene encoding glycogen synthase GlgA codes for MKVLFTAAEAAPFFKTGGLGDVAYALPKELAQQGVDIRVVLPYYTQMPQQYKDQVTELRHFRFQLGTKNVYCGIKYLKMDGVKYYFLDNLSYFDRPTLYGEWDDGERFAFFSTGVIEMMEVIDWIPDIIHANDWHTAMIPVLLVDRYHWKNRLQNIRKVFTIHNIRFQGIFEPNILANVFGTSYNTFTEDGVRYKEKVNFLKGGINFSDRVTTVSPTYAREILTPEFGEGLEAVLRHNEWKISGIINGIDYDINNPETDPKIEHHFSKDDRSGKRANKEALQQRLGLPVDGDIPMIGMVSRLTDQKGFQLVQERMEELLNDFNVQVVLLGTGEAEFEHSFRYFEGKYPDQMVAYIDFDVALAQQIYAASDMFLMPSAFEPCGLSQMISMRYGTLPIVHETGGLADTVQPYNEYTGEGTGFSFHGFNGHDMMHTIRYALDVYYNHQEAWTQLVDQAMSRDFRWTEPAKEYIALYEGLLNE; via the coding sequence ATGAAAGTTTTATTTACAGCTGCAGAAGCTGCACCTTTCTTCAAAACCGGAGGCCTTGGTGACGTTGCTTATGCCTTGCCGAAGGAATTAGCCCAGCAAGGCGTGGACATCCGAGTCGTCTTGCCTTACTATACGCAAATGCCTCAACAATACAAGGACCAAGTAACTGAATTACGTCATTTCCGCTTCCAATTAGGGACAAAGAATGTGTATTGTGGTATTAAATACCTTAAAATGGATGGGGTTAAGTATTATTTCTTGGACAATCTGTCCTACTTTGATCGCCCGACGCTTTATGGTGAATGGGATGATGGAGAGCGTTTCGCATTCTTCTCGACCGGTGTTATCGAGATGATGGAAGTGATTGATTGGATTCCAGATATCATTCATGCCAATGATTGGCATACGGCAATGATTCCGGTGTTATTAGTTGACCGCTATCATTGGAAGAACCGCCTGCAGAATATTCGCAAGGTCTTTACCATCCATAATATTCGTTTCCAAGGAATTTTCGAACCGAATATTCTAGCGAATGTTTTTGGGACGAGTTACAATACATTCACCGAGGATGGGGTGCGTTATAAGGAGAAAGTGAACTTCCTCAAAGGGGGCATTAACTTCTCTGACCGAGTCACGACTGTCAGTCCAACTTATGCTCGGGAAATTCTCACACCAGAATTTGGTGAAGGCCTTGAAGCCGTCCTACGCCATAATGAATGGAAGATTAGTGGAATTATTAATGGCATTGACTATGATATTAATAATCCAGAGACCGATCCGAAAATCGAACATCACTTCTCTAAAGACGATCGCTCAGGCAAACGCGCTAATAAAGAAGCCCTTCAGCAACGTTTAGGTCTACCAGTTGACGGGGATATTCCAATGATTGGTATGGTTAGCCGCCTAACAGATCAAAAAGGCTTCCAATTAGTGCAAGAACGTATGGAAGAATTATTGAACGACTTTAATGTACAAGTCGTTCTGCTTGGAACAGGTGAAGCTGAATTTGAGCACTCTTTCCGCTATTTCGAAGGAAAATACCCGGACCAAATGGTTGCCTATATTGATTTCGATGTGGCCCTTGCTCAGCAAATTTATGCTGCCAGTGATATGTTCCTCATGCCAAGTGCCTTCGAACCTTGTGGTTTATCACAAATGATTTCTATGCGCTATGGAACACTTCCGATTGTCCATGAAACAGGTGGCTTAGCAGATACGGTTCAACCATATAATGAGTATACCGGTGAAGGGACAGGATTCTCTTTCCATGGTTTTAATGGTCATGATATGATGCATACCATTCGCTATGCCTTGGATGTATACTATAACCATCAAGAAGCTTGGACGCAACTTGTTGATCAAGCGATGTCACGAGACTTTAGATGGACTGAACCAGCGAAAGAATATATTGCTTTATACGAAGGATTATTAAATGAGTAA
- a CDS encoding ATP-binding protein: MKIQAIDIYGYGKWVQQRFNLEETLQIFYGRNEAGKSTIQSFIRSILFGFPDRRKRKQQVNRYEPKQGDQYGGRLLLTDTKAGNIWVERTLKGLKVTKESGQELPPETLDDVLSGLDETLFDTFYSFSLQNLQELANVGAENLNDYFLSIGTTGSETFLSIAKELEKESNQMYRKQAQTRPINQMLVEYDALAKQVDATKENMTRYRQLLSAQEIEETNIQAIEKEIATLNTKRQALDQLNQRYMLYLKQEAARRELAPLTYTDISSEQIELLQEQLRVIERTNQEVQQLEERLAHLEEDLKQLTRFNWAKNHIEDRKIWLDETGEIKVVQSNIEQKEQQIQEAHNTLEQLALKGKFYPEKVLRGEAYAEQLDEGLRIQSEIDTCTSKVSELQSERNVYIEQRKEQQNNGAIARQQIANLESQRVNDEEQLVQLTSLNHYLAPLLAIVIGGALNFFANNDAAGSQILTYLGIFLIIAGLASGAYVFYRHRTYVNAFQGNPAQDKIESLRQQEAAYQEQSRALGLEINERLAQIEELDAQISQLKAEQKEWLGALGFYPDADPEIVLKTDPVANYDDTMQRLSAYEADLAALQEKVSQWRLLIQPLLDRFPTTQEETRPLIRYIEETEASLAQSQQRGQQILERSSQVKERITKLTAEQENAQKLNQEILQASQSRDVAEFTDKVAVNQRIDELKQEINVYQEQIQGHEEALANVESKQALEASLQDVISHIQTLQETLGVHLNERANLNVEIHQLEKDGTYQQLSQQLAIKGEELSEAIEAWAVKRTASYMIYQTLRRGIDDPLPQMNDIANKLFESLSLGRYKQIRINKSGIKVKQFSDILFEPHELSQGTLEQLYVSLRLAFILSAKDMVSMPIIIDDAFVNFDEVRKQRIYDILEEIADNQQILFFTLDSDVAERFTKHSIHLEEIKQIETPVAVDD; the protein is encoded by the coding sequence ATGAAGATACAAGCGATTGATATTTATGGCTATGGCAAATGGGTACAACAAAGATTCAATTTAGAAGAAACCTTGCAAATATTCTATGGTAGGAATGAAGCAGGTAAGTCCACCATTCAATCCTTTATCCGCAGTATTCTTTTCGGCTTTCCTGACCGGAGGAAGCGCAAGCAGCAAGTGAACCGCTATGAACCCAAGCAAGGGGATCAGTATGGGGGTAGATTATTACTGACGGATACGAAAGCTGGTAATATTTGGGTTGAGCGTACGCTCAAAGGCTTAAAAGTAACCAAAGAATCGGGTCAAGAACTTCCTCCCGAGACTTTAGATGATGTATTGAGCGGTCTTGATGAAACACTTTTCGACACGTTCTATTCTTTTAGCTTGCAGAATTTGCAAGAATTAGCAAATGTTGGTGCCGAAAATTTAAATGATTATTTCTTGAGTATCGGTACGACAGGTAGTGAAACATTCCTTAGCATTGCTAAGGAATTAGAGAAAGAGTCTAATCAAATGTACCGCAAGCAAGCTCAAACTCGTCCGATTAATCAGATGTTAGTTGAATATGATGCGCTAGCTAAGCAAGTCGATGCGACTAAGGAGAATATGACCCGCTACCGCCAGCTATTGTCTGCACAAGAGATTGAAGAGACGAATATTCAAGCGATTGAGAAAGAAATTGCGACTCTCAATACTAAACGTCAAGCCTTAGATCAGCTCAACCAGCGTTATATGCTTTACTTGAAGCAAGAAGCGGCCCGGCGTGAACTGGCGCCTTTGACGTACACGGATATTTCATCGGAGCAGATTGAATTACTCCAAGAGCAATTACGCGTTATTGAGCGGACTAACCAAGAAGTCCAACAATTAGAAGAACGGTTGGCTCATTTAGAAGAAGACTTAAAGCAACTCACCCGCTTTAATTGGGCGAAGAATCATATAGAAGACCGCAAGATTTGGTTGGATGAAACGGGCGAGATAAAAGTTGTGCAAAGTAATATTGAGCAGAAAGAACAGCAAATTCAAGAGGCGCACAACACTTTAGAGCAACTTGCCCTAAAAGGGAAATTCTATCCCGAGAAGGTACTAAGAGGCGAGGCGTACGCAGAGCAATTGGACGAAGGCTTACGTATTCAAAGTGAAATAGATACGTGCACAAGTAAAGTTAGTGAACTTCAATCAGAGCGCAATGTGTACATCGAACAACGTAAAGAACAACAGAATAATGGCGCCATTGCTAGACAACAAATTGCTAATTTGGAAAGTCAGCGGGTAAATGATGAAGAGCAATTGGTTCAGTTAACGAGTCTAAATCATTATTTAGCGCCACTATTGGCTATAGTTATTGGGGGCGCCTTGAATTTCTTTGCCAATAATGATGCGGCTGGTTCTCAGATACTGACTTATTTGGGTATCTTCTTGATTATTGCTGGTCTTGCTTCAGGTGCTTATGTTTTCTACCGGCACCGAACGTATGTCAATGCCTTTCAAGGAAATCCAGCCCAAGACAAAATTGAAAGTTTAAGGCAGCAAGAAGCGGCTTATCAAGAACAAAGTAGGGCCCTTGGCCTGGAGATTAATGAACGTTTAGCTCAGATTGAAGAACTAGACGCTCAAATAAGCCAATTGAAAGCCGAGCAAAAAGAATGGCTAGGTGCTTTAGGCTTTTACCCGGATGCCGATCCTGAAATTGTGCTTAAAACCGACCCGGTAGCCAATTATGACGATACGATGCAAAGGCTGTCTGCATATGAAGCAGATTTAGCAGCCTTGCAGGAGAAGGTGTCACAGTGGAGGTTACTCATCCAGCCTTTATTAGACCGCTTCCCAACAACGCAGGAAGAAACGCGTCCTTTAATCCGCTATATCGAGGAAACGGAAGCGAGCTTAGCCCAAAGCCAACAGAGAGGCCAGCAAATTCTAGAACGTAGCAGTCAAGTCAAAGAACGTATTACCAAACTCACAGCCGAGCAAGAAAATGCCCAGAAACTCAACCAAGAGATTCTGCAAGCAAGTCAAAGTCGAGATGTCGCTGAATTTACCGATAAGGTGGCCGTTAATCAGCGCATTGATGAATTAAAACAAGAGATTAACGTATACCAAGAGCAAATCCAAGGGCATGAAGAAGCCCTGGCGAATGTTGAAAGTAAACAAGCCCTTGAAGCCAGTCTTCAAGACGTAATCAGCCATATCCAGACCTTGCAAGAGACACTTGGGGTTCATTTAAATGAGCGCGCGAATTTAAACGTCGAAATTCATCAGCTTGAAAAAGATGGAACTTATCAGCAGTTGAGTCAACAACTTGCCATTAAAGGTGAGGAGTTAAGTGAAGCTATTGAAGCTTGGGCTGTGAAGCGAACTGCGAGTTATATGATTTATCAAACATTACGCCGAGGCATAGATGATCCCTTGCCGCAGATGAATGATATTGCTAATAAGCTTTTTGAGAGTTTGAGCTTAGGACGGTATAAGCAAATTCGTATCAATAAAAGCGGCATTAAGGTGAAACAGTTTAGTGATATCTTGTTCGAACCACATGAATTGTCTCAAGGTACGCTGGAACAGCTTTATGTTTCGCTGCGGTTAGCGTTTATTCTAAGTGCTAAAGATATGGTTAGTATGCCAATTATTATTGATGATGCCTTTGTCAATTTTGATGAGGTGCGTAAGCAAAGGATTTATGATATTCTTGAGGAAATTGCGGACAACCAGCAAATACTCTTCTTTACGCTCGATTCAGACGTTGCTGAACGATTTACCAAACATTCAATTCATTTAGAAGAGATTAAGCAAATTGAAACACCAGTGGCTGTAGATGATTAA
- a CDS encoding YlbF family regulator, whose amino-acid sequence MADNTIYDTANQLERDLRGHADYRALREAYDAIEADEASKKLFDTFRETTQMLQMKQMSQETPTDEEIEGVQALSEEVMQDAKIQRLMESEQRVSQLINDINQIIMQPLNEIYQISETN is encoded by the coding sequence ATGGCAGATAATACAATTTATGATACAGCTAATCAACTAGAACGTGACTTAAGAGGACATGCGGATTACCGAGCTTTACGTGAGGCCTATGATGCTATTGAAGCTGATGAAGCATCTAAGAAGCTTTTCGATACCTTCCGTGAGACAACGCAAATGCTTCAAATGAAGCAAATGAGTCAAGAAACACCGACGGATGAAGAAATCGAAGGTGTTCAAGCTTTGTCTGAAGAAGTCATGCAAGACGCGAAGATTCAACGTTTGATGGAAAGTGAACAAAGAGTGAGCCAGCTGATTAATGATATCAATCAGATTATTATGCAACCTCTTAATGAAATCTATCAAATTTCAGAAACTAATTAG
- a CDS encoding transglycosylase domain-containing protein, producing the protein MRDDGQRMTRWQRWQRGFKNLWTYYRGWKWLIFIGMSLALMMSTYLVVLAKTTSVDTLQEALQSQTVVYDVNDAYAGTYDSQKGTYVSLEEISPNMQQTVVTTEDKRFYEHNGFDTIGIARAFVRLLINRNTSGGGGSTITQQLAKNAFLSLDQTFQRKFKELFLALEIEKEYTKDEILEMYLNHAYFGNGVWGVEDASQRYFGHSASSLNWNESAVLTGMLKGPSLYNPIDDYEAAIERRDVVTQLLVDASVISPEDGAYISSIGIDLYDNYYDEAGNPYPYYFDAVIDEVVRLAKIPEDDLISKGYRIYTNLNPGFQQAVDASYQNPWLFGDDGSDPEPAVQSASVVIDPNTGGIAAVYGGRGEYVYRGFNRATDMRRSPGSTIKPLAVYTLALEAGYNIHSMVPDEVKSYDGWAPENYNHYTEPSGENALYYALAQSKNTSAVYLLNELGLDKSVQKLKQFGIDIPREDRSLTMALGALSYGVTPVQLANAYAAFANEGIRYESYFVRRIEDASGKEVYSNTKPSKHMVMTRNVAADMTSMMLDTYGGYGTGYGAGPDYGQLAGKTGSTETVEGSPDTRDRWMVGYTPDFVVVSWAGLDQEGSMSLDELMPSGMGTFFNIQTTQLMNASAQTPFNLTMASQMDQTSNELEGIRWQDEVGHLFDQASEWVEVHGPEILNDIQRLAEDAGQQINQWLQSIPLP; encoded by the coding sequence ATGAGAGATGATGGCCAAAGAATGACACGTTGGCAAAGATGGCAACGTGGCTTTAAGAATTTATGGACCTACTATCGGGGATGGAAATGGCTTATCTTTATTGGTATGTCACTTGCTTTAATGATGTCGACGTATTTGGTTGTTCTTGCTAAGACAACGAGTGTAGATACATTGCAAGAGGCTTTACAATCACAGACGGTTGTCTATGATGTAAACGATGCATATGCGGGTACTTACGATAGCCAGAAGGGGACGTATGTGAGTTTGGAGGAGATTTCTCCAAATATGCAACAGACTGTTGTTACCACCGAGGATAAACGGTTCTATGAACATAATGGCTTTGATACAATCGGGATTGCCCGTGCCTTTGTCAGACTTTTAATTAACCGTAACACTTCGGGTGGTGGCGGAAGTACAATCACCCAACAATTAGCTAAGAATGCTTTTCTCAGCTTAGATCAAACCTTTCAACGAAAATTTAAGGAACTCTTTCTCGCCCTTGAAATTGAAAAAGAATATACTAAGGATGAAATTCTTGAAATGTATTTAAATCATGCCTATTTCGGCAACGGGGTGTGGGGTGTTGAAGATGCGTCTCAACGCTATTTCGGTCATAGTGCCAGTAGTTTGAATTGGAATGAGAGTGCGGTCTTAACGGGTATGTTAAAAGGGCCCTCTTTGTATAATCCAATCGATGATTATGAAGCAGCCATTGAGCGCCGAGATGTGGTTACGCAACTATTAGTCGATGCTTCGGTAATTAGCCCAGAGGATGGTGCTTATATTTCAAGTATCGGCATTGATTTATATGATAATTATTATGATGAGGCGGGCAATCCTTACCCTTATTACTTTGATGCGGTCATTGATGAAGTGGTCCGCTTGGCGAAGATTCCTGAAGATGACCTAATTAGTAAAGGCTATCGTATTTATACCAATTTGAATCCTGGCTTCCAACAAGCAGTCGATGCGAGTTATCAGAATCCTTGGCTGTTCGGCGATGATGGTTCTGATCCGGAACCAGCGGTTCAGAGTGCGAGTGTGGTCATTGACCCGAATACTGGAGGAATTGCGGCCGTTTATGGTGGTCGGGGCGAGTATGTGTACCGGGGCTTTAATCGGGCGACTGATATGCGCCGTTCACCAGGTTCGACCATTAAACCGCTAGCTGTTTATACACTTGCCTTAGAAGCAGGGTATAACATTCACTCCATGGTACCTGATGAAGTAAAGTCATATGATGGTTGGGCGCCAGAAAACTATAACCATTATACTGAACCAAGTGGGGAGAATGCTTTGTACTATGCCCTGGCTCAAAGTAAGAATACATCTGCCGTGTATTTATTAAACGAATTAGGGCTAGATAAATCAGTGCAGAAGCTGAAGCAATTTGGTATTGATATTCCACGGGAAGATCGCTCGCTAACAATGGCTCTCGGTGCCTTATCTTATGGGGTGACGCCAGTTCAATTAGCCAACGCCTATGCTGCCTTTGCTAATGAAGGAATTCGTTATGAGAGTTACTTTGTTCGGCGAATCGAAGACGCATCTGGCAAGGAAGTATATTCCAATACCAAGCCAAGTAAACATATGGTTATGACACGCAATGTCGCCGCTGATATGACAAGCATGATGTTAGATACGTACGGTGGATACGGCACTGGATATGGCGCAGGGCCTGATTACGGTCAACTTGCTGGTAAGACCGGAAGTACGGAAACGGTTGAAGGCAGTCCCGATACAAGGGACCGCTGGATGGTTGGCTATACACCAGACTTTGTTGTCGTCAGTTGGGCAGGATTGGACCAGGAAGGAAGCATGAGCCTAGACGAATTGATGCCATCGGGTATGGGAACTTTCTTCAATATCCAGACTACTCAGTTGATGAATGCTTCGGCCCAGACACCATTTAACTTAACGATGGCTTCCCAAATGGACCAGACAAGCAATGAGCTTGAAGGGATTCGTTGGCAAGATGAAGTGGGTCATTTATTCGACCAAGCAAGTGAGTGGGTTGAAGTCCATGGACCGGAAATTCTTAATGATATTCAACGTTTAGCAGAGGATGCCGGCCAGCAAATTAATCAGTGGCTCCAAAGTATTCCACTTCCTTAA
- a CDS encoding 3'-5' exoribonuclease YhaM family protein, translating into MTQLFDLEHGEEFGMFVLIKQADVRVARNGNPFIAFRFQDPSGAMDGMYWSATDKEVATFQAGKVAFLRGTRDTYQGRPQVKIEGLRLAEEGEPNDPTMYVEHIEVKQEDLEKELEDALFLIKEPNISRVVRKILHQVGDDFYTYPAAKRNHHALAGGLVLHTLTMVRIAKGLLEIYPHLNASLLIGGILLHDVGKTTELSGPISTEYTLKGKMMGHIVIVTEMIDRACQEIGIDPETEAIILLKHVVLAHHGKQEYGSPILPQILEAEVIHFIDDLDAKINMISDALETTEVGSFSAQIYPLDRREYYKPTFK; encoded by the coding sequence TTGACACAATTATTTGATTTAGAGCATGGGGAAGAATTTGGAATGTTTGTGCTCATTAAGCAAGCCGATGTGCGGGTTGCAAGAAATGGTAATCCCTTTATTGCCTTTCGTTTCCAAGATCCGTCAGGGGCGATGGACGGAATGTATTGGTCGGCGACAGATAAGGAAGTCGCCACCTTTCAAGCTGGCAAGGTGGCTTTCTTGAGAGGAACCCGAGATACCTATCAAGGACGTCCTCAAGTTAAAATTGAAGGCCTGCGCTTAGCAGAAGAAGGGGAACCGAATGATCCAACCATGTATGTTGAACATATCGAGGTAAAGCAAGAAGATTTAGAGAAAGAATTGGAAGATGCGCTCTTCTTAATCAAAGAACCGAATATTTCCCGAGTCGTCCGCAAAATATTACACCAAGTGGGTGATGATTTCTATACCTACCCAGCGGCTAAACGCAACCACCATGCCTTGGCAGGCGGTCTAGTCCTACATACGTTAACTATGGTACGGATTGCTAAGGGGCTGTTGGAGATTTACCCGCATTTGAATGCGAGTCTCTTAATTGGTGGGATTCTTCTCCACGATGTTGGGAAGACGACTGAATTAAGTGGACCAATCTCAACAGAGTACACTCTTAAAGGGAAGATGATGGGACATATCGTTATTGTGACGGAGATGATTGATCGTGCTTGCCAGGAAATAGGCATCGATCCAGAAACAGAAGCCATTATTCTATTAAAGCATGTTGTGTTAGCGCATCATGGCAAGCAGGAATATGGTAGCCCTATTTTGCCACAAATATTAGAAGCAGAAGTCATTCATTTCATTGACGATTTGGATGCTAAAATCAACATGATTAGTGATGCTTTAGAGACCACAGAAGTGGGTTCCTTTAGTGCGCAAATTTATCCCCTAGATCGCCGTGAATATTATAAACCTACGTTTAAATAG
- a CDS encoding metallophosphoesterase family protein, whose protein sequence is MKFLHLADLHLDSPFIGLKQSMQNLQEALIQAPYQAFEQAVSSAIAYEVDVVVIAGDIYDSQAQTIYAQHFFQQQLQRLDQAEIPVVMIHGNHDYIQASQRRIQYPDNVHLLGADSEAIESVDLTFTSGETARFYGFSYHHRWIEVRKINAFPKATSETDYTIGLLHGEVEGPSSDAGRYAPFSVEELKQKGYHYWALGHIHQAQSLTQTQDIQYAGTPQGRHRNELGEKGGYLVDLRKGQPVQSEYLAFSPIIWQEERIACHTQMQASELAEKAQDILDNYAEQAKASRRSYILTLHLDNAERLDQALKTQIQEGELLEALAPYQEEAHFVALNKILLHETRDFRFFEYDAKLQQTFYASVASLKEGEAFAEVMDSMWSHPIVKVRLGNLSTDEAFRARVIQQAQDHLVTQLGFAEKEVSETNEDTSD, encoded by the coding sequence ATGAAATTTTTGCACTTGGCAGATTTGCATTTAGATAGTCCTTTTATTGGCTTAAAGCAGTCGATGCAAAACTTACAAGAAGCGTTAATTCAAGCTCCTTATCAAGCCTTTGAGCAGGCAGTGTCCAGTGCGATTGCTTATGAAGTAGATGTGGTCGTGATAGCGGGTGATATATATGACAGTCAAGCTCAAACTATTTATGCCCAGCATTTCTTTCAACAGCAACTTCAACGCCTTGATCAAGCAGAAATTCCTGTGGTGATGATTCATGGCAATCATGATTATATTCAAGCAAGCCAAAGACGCATTCAATATCCAGACAATGTCCATTTACTAGGAGCGGACAGTGAAGCAATTGAGTCGGTCGACTTGACCTTTACATCTGGTGAAACGGCTCGCTTTTATGGCTTTAGCTATCATCATCGTTGGATTGAAGTGCGTAAAATAAATGCCTTCCCCAAAGCAACAAGCGAGACAGATTATACCATTGGTCTCTTGCACGGAGAGGTTGAGGGGCCGTCTTCAGATGCAGGGCGCTATGCCCCCTTTAGCGTAGAAGAATTGAAGCAGAAAGGCTATCATTACTGGGCTTTAGGCCATATACATCAAGCACAAAGTCTCACTCAAACGCAAGATATTCAGTATGCGGGGACGCCTCAAGGACGTCACCGTAATGAGTTAGGCGAGAAGGGGGGCTACCTTGTTGACTTACGCAAGGGTCAACCCGTTCAAAGTGAATACTTAGCCTTTAGCCCGATTATTTGGCAGGAGGAGCGGATAGCTTGCCACACTCAGATGCAAGCAAGTGAATTAGCAGAGAAAGCACAGGATATTCTGGATAATTACGCTGAGCAAGCAAAGGCAAGTCGCCGCTCCTATATCCTAACCTTGCACTTGGACAATGCGGAGCGCCTAGACCAAGCGCTTAAAACGCAAATTCAAGAAGGTGAACTTCTCGAAGCCTTGGCGCCTTACCAAGAAGAAGCTCATTTCGTTGCGTTAAATAAGATATTGCTCCATGAGACGAGGGATTTCCGTTTCTTTGAATACGATGCGAAATTACAGCAAACCTTTTATGCTAGTGTTGCAAGCTTAAAAGAAGGGGAAGCTTTTGCAGAAGTTATGGATAGTATGTGGAGTCATCCAATTGTCAAGGTGCGCTTAGGTAATTTGTCTACAGATGAAGCTTTTCGAGCCAGGGTGATTCAACAGGCTCAAGACCATTTAGTAACGCAATTAGGCTTTGCGGAGAAAGAGGTGAGTGAGACAAATGAAGATACAAGCGATTGA